The following proteins come from a genomic window of Gimesia chilikensis:
- a CDS encoding IS110 family transposase: protein MFYAGIDLHKQSITVCVVNEARKIEKRKRLMCANEAAIVAFFKEVIQELGPFRAVVEATASYEWLIKLIEPLADKVILAHPGKLRVIAESTRKSDRLDAQVLAEFLSRDMVPASYRPTPRQRDHRGLVRQRSSIQRRITSVKNRMRRIMSNYNADRPDLFRKAGQEYVSSYPLSAADRICMNQLTSEWLFFLQQLKSANQALVDFAGTAPIREQHQRELLQSIPGVGFVITEVVLSEIADIDRFDSQKQVVAYAGLAPGQRESAGKMKELHIEKAGSRYLRWALVEAAWQLVYRVPRWKTIYERLKKRLKAKKAIVAIARRLLGMMVAIMKSGEPFTATHQPA from the coding sequence ATGTTTTATGCCGGCATCGACCTTCACAAACAGAGTATCACAGTCTGCGTCGTAAATGAAGCGCGTAAAATCGAGAAACGGAAACGTCTGATGTGCGCCAATGAAGCTGCTATCGTGGCCTTCTTCAAGGAGGTCATCCAGGAACTGGGGCCCTTTCGCGCGGTCGTGGAAGCGACGGCCAGCTACGAATGGCTGATCAAACTCATCGAGCCCCTGGCTGATAAAGTGATCCTCGCCCACCCTGGTAAATTGCGGGTCATCGCTGAGTCCACGCGGAAAAGCGATCGTCTCGATGCCCAGGTTCTGGCCGAGTTTCTGTCAAGAGACATGGTACCAGCCTCGTATCGCCCAACCCCTCGGCAACGCGATCACCGCGGCCTGGTACGTCAGCGGAGCTCCATTCAACGCCGGATTACTTCGGTCAAGAATCGCATGCGACGGATCATGAGCAACTACAATGCAGATCGACCAGACCTGTTCAGAAAAGCGGGACAAGAGTATGTCAGCAGCTATCCCCTGTCGGCCGCTGATCGGATTTGCATGAATCAACTGACCTCAGAATGGCTTTTCTTTCTCCAACAGTTGAAGTCAGCCAACCAGGCACTGGTCGACTTTGCCGGGACGGCTCCGATTCGTGAACAGCATCAGCGGGAACTGCTGCAGAGTATCCCGGGCGTTGGTTTTGTGATCACTGAAGTCGTGTTATCGGAGATTGCAGACATCGATCGATTCGACTCTCAGAAGCAGGTAGTTGCCTACGCGGGCCTGGCACCGGGACAACGGGAAAGTGCCGGGAAGATGAAGGAACTCCACATCGAAAAGGCAGGTTCCCGTTATTTGCGCTGGGCGCTGGTGGAGGCCGCCTGGCAACTGGTGTATCGGGTACCGCGCTGGAAGACGATCTACGAGAGGTTGAAAAAACGCTTGAAGGCTAAAAAAGCCATCGTGGCGATCGCCAGGCGTCTGCTGGGAATGATGGTCGCGATCATGAAATCAGGCGAACCATTCACAGCGACACACCAGCCTGCCTGA
- a CDS encoding serine hydrolase domain-containing protein translates to MSTLSDRLPTTEQRILAGIEAGLHTGVQIYVSHQGETIADTGVGEARPGVPMTAETINLWLSAGKPLTAMAIARLWEQGQLSLDDRVTRFIPEFGTHGKEPITLLHILNHTAGFRNVDPGWPELDWDESLQRICDAPLEENWQIGKTAGYHVSSSWFILGEVLQRITETAYPQAMRELILEPLGMTGSWLGMPAEVYEQFQENIAYVYQRDKGEMLLTDWHEAPRCIKASPGGNARGPIRELGWFYECLLNAGMPLFDPQTVETMTTRHRVDEFDLTLQHKVDYGLGFIVNSNRYGAQTVPYGFGEAASEPTFGHGGSQSSISFADPERELVVAVVANGRPGEPKHQRRAKEINDAIYADLGLN, encoded by the coding sequence GTGTCAACACTGTCAGACCGTCTCCCCACCACCGAACAACGCATCCTCGCAGGGATCGAAGCAGGACTGCATACCGGCGTACAGATCTATGTCTCTCACCAGGGAGAAACCATCGCAGATACCGGCGTCGGTGAAGCCCGTCCCGGAGTGCCTATGACCGCCGAGACAATCAATCTTTGGCTCTCCGCAGGAAAACCACTGACAGCGATGGCCATCGCTCGTCTCTGGGAGCAGGGACAACTGAGCCTTGATGACCGCGTTACCCGGTTCATCCCCGAGTTCGGCACGCACGGTAAAGAACCGATCACGCTGCTGCACATCCTCAATCATACTGCCGGCTTCCGTAATGTCGATCCCGGCTGGCCGGAACTGGACTGGGACGAATCCCTGCAACGCATCTGTGATGCGCCCCTCGAAGAGAACTGGCAGATCGGTAAAACCGCAGGTTACCATGTTTCGTCCAGCTGGTTCATCCTCGGTGAAGTCCTGCAGCGAATTACCGAAACCGCTTATCCCCAGGCCATGCGGGAACTGATTCTCGAACCGCTGGGGATGACCGGCAGCTGGCTCGGCATGCCTGCAGAAGTCTACGAACAGTTTCAAGAGAACATCGCGTACGTGTACCAGCGAGATAAAGGGGAGATGCTGCTCACCGACTGGCACGAGGCGCCGCGGTGTATCAAAGCTTCGCCCGGCGGCAATGCCCGCGGCCCCATCCGCGAACTGGGCTGGTTCTATGAATGCCTGCTCAATGCGGGAATGCCTCTGTTTGATCCGCAGACGGTCGAAACCATGACCACCCGACATCGCGTCGATGAATTCGACCTGACCCTGCAGCACAAGGTCGACTACGGTCTGGGCTTCATCGTCAATTCAAATCGCTACGGCGCTCAAACCGTCCCCTATGGTTTCGGTGAGGCCGCTTCCGAACCGACCTTCGGACACGGCGGCTCTCAGTCTTCCATCTCCTTTGCAGATCCGGAACGGGAACTGGTCGTCGCGGTCGTCGCGAATGGCAGACCGGGTGAACCCAAACATCAGCGCCGCGCAAAAGAAATCAACGACGCCATCTACGCCGACCTCGGCCTCAACTAG
- a CDS encoding mandelate racemase/muconate lactonizing enzyme family protein yields the protein MKITAIKTFPVRIPLKPERRMISALGKHDVSQYLVLRVETDAGIEGAGEATVISRWSGETVWGAQALVDRIFTPLLLGHDPCDIDGVNLIMDKIAQGNWFAKSAIEMACWDIKGKEAGKPVYELLGGAARSRSIKCRFSMGAYSLERAERRTKELVEAGFSTIKVKVGTDPDDDVARVKMVRETMGPDLELTIDANAGWDAATAIAAMERMEEFNVALFEQPTHRGDFAALAEVRRAIKPEIMADDICFDLADAKECIRNEACDVINVYPGKNGGISKTVEIVKYAGEYGIPCSIGSNLELDIASAAMCHSVIACPNMNIEEYPGDILGPEYHEISVVKNPLQIEGPVITLPEAPGLGVEVDWGIVEANPCG from the coding sequence ATGAAGATTACCGCGATTAAGACCTTTCCCGTACGTATTCCCCTCAAACCGGAACGCCGCATGATCTCCGCACTGGGGAAACATGATGTTTCCCAATACCTGGTGTTACGCGTTGAGACCGATGCCGGGATTGAAGGGGCCGGAGAGGCGACGGTCATCTCCCGCTGGAGTGGTGAGACGGTCTGGGGCGCCCAGGCACTGGTGGATCGGATCTTTACTCCCCTGCTGTTGGGGCATGATCCGTGTGATATTGATGGTGTGAATCTGATCATGGACAAGATCGCGCAGGGGAACTGGTTTGCCAAGTCGGCGATTGAGATGGCCTGCTGGGATATCAAAGGCAAAGAAGCGGGTAAGCCCGTGTATGAACTGCTGGGCGGCGCTGCCCGTAGCCGTTCGATTAAGTGCCGGTTCTCCATGGGCGCGTATTCGCTGGAACGGGCCGAGCGGCGGACAAAGGAACTGGTGGAAGCCGGTTTCAGCACGATCAAGGTCAAGGTGGGAACGGATCCCGATGACGATGTGGCCCGCGTCAAAATGGTGCGGGAAACGATGGGGCCAGACCTGGAACTGACCATCGATGCGAACGCGGGCTGGGATGCAGCGACCGCGATTGCCGCGATGGAACGCATGGAGGAATTCAACGTGGCCCTGTTTGAACAGCCCACGCATCGGGGCGATTTCGCCGCACTGGCTGAAGTGAGACGGGCGATCAAGCCGGAGATCATGGCGGATGACATCTGCTTTGACCTGGCGGATGCCAAAGAGTGTATCCGCAACGAAGCTTGCGATGTGATCAACGTGTATCCCGGCAAGAACGGAGGCATCAGCAAGACGGTCGAGATTGTGAAATACGCCGGCGAATATGGAATCCCCTGCAGTATTGGTTCGAACCTGGAGCTGGATATTGCTTCGGCCGCGATGTGCCATTCCGTGATCGCCTGTCCCAACATGAACATCGAAGAGTACCCGGGGGATATTCTGGGACCGGAATACCATGAAATCTCGGTCGTCAAAAATCCGCTGCAGATCGAAGGACCCGTCATCACATTGCCCGAGGCTCCCGGACTGGGAGTGGAAGTTGACTGGGGCATTGTCGAAGCCAACCCCTGCGGTTAA
- a CDS encoding SDR family NAD(P)-dependent oxidoreductase — translation MNDNYVALITGSATGVGRACALRLAEEGFDIVVNYSQSQTEAEETRTLVEELGVQALLIQCDVSDDAGVRKMVGEVEEKWGRLDVLVNNAGTTEFIEHNDLDAVTEEIWDRLLGVNLKGPFFCIRAAAKLLRESDIGAVVNVSSTAGVDGRGSSVPYCASKGALNTMTKSLARALGPEIRVNSVCPGPIDSRWLKRVMTDEQLAEMTSEYPIPRPALPEDIADTVVYLALGTSLSTGQMLVVDGGRTM, via the coding sequence ATGAATGATAATTACGTCGCCCTGATTACCGGTTCTGCCACAGGCGTGGGCCGGGCCTGTGCCCTGCGGCTGGCCGAAGAGGGCTTTGACATCGTCGTCAACTATTCGCAGAGCCAGACAGAAGCCGAGGAAACCAGAACGCTGGTGGAAGAACTGGGTGTGCAGGCGCTGTTGATTCAGTGCGATGTCAGTGATGATGCCGGCGTCAGGAAGATGGTGGGCGAAGTTGAAGAGAAATGGGGGCGACTGGATGTGCTCGTGAATAATGCGGGGACCACCGAATTCATCGAACACAACGATCTGGACGCGGTAACCGAGGAGATCTGGGATCGCCTGCTGGGCGTGAATCTGAAGGGCCCCTTCTTCTGTATTCGTGCCGCCGCGAAGCTGTTACGCGAGAGTGATATTGGCGCGGTGGTGAACGTGAGTTCGACGGCAGGCGTTGATGGACGCGGTTCGAGCGTGCCTTACTGTGCGAGCAAGGGGGCGCTGAATACGATGACGAAATCCCTGGCCCGTGCACTGGGACCGGAGATTCGTGTGAACTCTGTCTGCCCCGGTCCGATCGACAGCCGCTGGCTGAAGCGAGTGATGACTGATGAGCAGCTGGCGGAGATGACCTCCGAGTACCCGATCCCCCGCCCTGCCCTGCCGGAAGATATCGCGGATACCGTGGTCTATCTCGCGCTGGGAACGTCACTCTCCACCGGGCAGATGCTGGTCGTTGATGGCGGCCGGACGATGTAA
- a CDS encoding FG-GAP repeat domain-containing protein, translating to MLRSALITACLFSTSVCFAADTTPKFKPQTIDDTVEIGYGTAIGDVNGDGKPDILLADKKEFVWYENPSWQRHVIAENLTERDNVCIAARDIDGDGKVEIAVGGQWNPGDTLNSGAVFYLVPPADRSQLWEPVKLPNQPVVHRMRWVKLDDQKFALVVSPLHGKGNKRGEGAGVKLIAYEKPDNPRDEWQQTVIEDTMHVTHNLDPAQWIPSTPAEEILYAGREGAMLLSYQNGKWTTQKFPLIEGSGEIRMGQLAPENQFIATIEPLHGDRLVLYQSAGSNKGIDQRQVLDDNIKAGHAVATADLFGDSQQEIVAGWRTPNKDQKVGVKVYWATDASGKTWESAWIDDNGMACEDLRLGDLNGDGKIDIVAAGRNSHNLKIYWNESK from the coding sequence ATGCTGCGCTCAGCCTTGATCACCGCCTGCCTGTTCTCGACCTCTGTCTGTTTCGCCGCAGACACGACTCCGAAATTCAAACCACAGACCATCGACGATACCGTCGAGATCGGCTACGGCACCGCCATCGGTGATGTCAACGGAGATGGAAAGCCGGACATTCTGCTGGCCGACAAGAAAGAATTCGTCTGGTACGAAAACCCCAGCTGGCAGCGGCACGTCATCGCCGAGAACCTGACTGAACGCGACAACGTCTGCATCGCCGCCCGCGATATTGACGGCGACGGAAAAGTCGAAATCGCCGTCGGCGGACAATGGAATCCCGGCGACACCCTGAATTCCGGTGCCGTCTTCTATCTCGTTCCCCCGGCCGACCGCAGTCAACTCTGGGAACCGGTGAAGCTCCCTAACCAGCCGGTCGTGCATCGTATGCGCTGGGTCAAACTGGACGATCAGAAATTCGCACTCGTCGTTTCTCCTCTGCACGGAAAAGGCAACAAGCGGGGCGAAGGGGCCGGTGTCAAACTCATCGCTTACGAAAAGCCGGACAACCCCCGGGACGAGTGGCAGCAGACCGTCATCGAAGACACGATGCACGTCACCCACAATCTCGATCCCGCCCAATGGATCCCATCCACACCGGCGGAAGAAATTCTCTACGCCGGCCGCGAAGGCGCGATGCTGCTCTCCTACCAGAACGGCAAATGGACCACACAGAAATTCCCTCTCATCGAGGGGAGTGGAGAAATCCGCATGGGCCAGCTGGCACCAGAGAATCAATTCATCGCCACCATCGAACCCCTGCACGGCGACCGCCTGGTACTCTACCAGTCTGCGGGCTCGAACAAGGGAATCGACCAGCGCCAGGTCCTGGACGACAACATCAAAGCCGGCCACGCGGTTGCCACGGCAGACCTGTTCGGTGATTCGCAACAGGAAATCGTCGCAGGCTGGCGTACGCCCAACAAAGATCAGAAGGTCGGCGTCAAAGTCTACTGGGCCACCGACGCTTCAGGAAAAACGTGGGAGTCAGCCTGGATCGACGACAACGGCATGGCCTGTGAAGACCTGCGTCTGGGCGACCTGAACGGCGACGGCAAAATTGATATCGTCGCCGCTGGTCGCAATTCCCATAATCTCAAGATCTACTGGAATGAATCGAAGTAG
- a CDS encoding DUF1501 domain-containing protein → MFSILNQPQRATGKMSRRDVLTTGGAGLLGLSLPKMLQAEQQQIVNPFQGGRAKSVIFLFLFGGPSQLETFDMKPEAPSEIRGPFQPIDCRTPGLLISEHLPRLANVSDKFSVVRSMTHTFNDHSGGGHYIQTGQRWHLPIGGGFDATPKDWPSMGSVVEYLTQHTPGGLERDLPNYTVLPNRLGRLQAGGRYIRPGEYAGWLGRAYNPLSTTVDSRDSTDNPYWRDCSDKELSYQIEGLAPEVPLSTIQRRIDLLKHFDLMKRNFDKEDAQIFDRFRQRALALLTSDNTRNALDIKQEPDALRDQYGRHLFGQSCLMARRLVEAGVRFVTVHYDCVDGYSWDSHRNSDDVKQNLLPTFDQGCATLLADLEQRGMLDETLVVALGEMGRTPKPNKSWGRGHWSQLFPALLAGAGIQGGTTYGSSDRQATKPIEHPTTPEDLAATIYWALGIDPGLMLPDSLERPIPINDGGEPLKQLFG, encoded by the coding sequence ATGTTCTCGATTCTGAATCAGCCCCAGCGCGCCACGGGAAAGATGTCCCGTCGCGATGTCCTCACCACCGGCGGAGCAGGGCTCCTCGGTCTCTCGCTCCCGAAAATGCTGCAGGCAGAACAGCAGCAGATCGTCAACCCGTTTCAGGGGGGGCGGGCGAAATCGGTCATCTTCCTGTTCCTCTTCGGCGGCCCGAGCCAGCTCGAAACCTTCGACATGAAGCCGGAAGCACCCAGCGAAATTCGCGGTCCTTTCCAGCCCATCGACTGCCGCACCCCGGGACTGCTCATCAGCGAACACCTGCCGCGACTGGCGAATGTCTCCGATAAATTCTCCGTCGTCCGCAGCATGACGCACACCTTCAACGATCACAGTGGTGGCGGTCATTACATCCAGACCGGACAACGCTGGCACCTTCCCATCGGCGGTGGTTTCGATGCGACTCCCAAAGACTGGCCTTCGATGGGATCGGTCGTCGAATACCTGACTCAGCACACACCCGGCGGACTCGAACGCGATCTCCCCAACTACACGGTGCTTCCCAATCGACTTGGTCGCCTGCAGGCCGGCGGTCGTTATATCCGCCCCGGTGAATACGCTGGCTGGCTGGGACGCGCCTACAATCCGCTCTCCACCACCGTGGACAGCCGCGACTCCACCGATAATCCCTACTGGCGCGACTGCTCCGATAAAGAACTCAGTTACCAGATTGAAGGGCTCGCCCCTGAAGTTCCCCTGTCGACGATTCAGCGTCGCATCGATCTGCTCAAGCACTTCGATCTGATGAAACGCAACTTCGACAAAGAGGACGCCCAGATCTTCGACCGCTTTCGACAACGGGCGCTCGCCCTTTTGACTTCCGACAACACCCGCAATGCACTCGACATCAAACAGGAACCGGATGCCCTCCGCGATCAGTACGGACGGCACCTGTTCGGTCAATCCTGTCTGATGGCACGCCGCCTCGTGGAAGCCGGCGTGCGCTTCGTCACCGTGCATTATGACTGTGTCGACGGCTACAGCTGGGACTCGCATCGCAACAGTGACGATGTCAAACAGAACCTGCTGCCGACCTTCGACCAGGGCTGCGCCACACTGCTGGCCGACCTGGAACAGCGGGGCATGCTCGACGAAACTCTCGTCGTCGCCCTGGGGGAAATGGGCCGCACTCCCAAACCGAACAAGAGCTGGGGTCGCGGCCACTGGAGTCAACTCTTCCCGGCACTGCTCGCCGGAGCCGGTATCCAGGGAGGCACCACTTACGGCAGTTCCGACCGTCAGGCCACCAAACCGATTGAGCATCCCACGACTCCCGAAGACCTCGCCGCCACTATCTACTGGGCGCTGGGAATCGACCCGGGCCTGATGCTCCCCGACTCCCTCGAACGCCCCATCCCCATCAACGACGGCGGCGAACCACTCAAACAGCTCTTCGGTTGA
- a CDS encoding PQQ-binding-like beta-propeller repeat protein produces MLSLRNQCLLLALQVLCFTGFNGMRPAQAEDWPQFRGPNCSGVSTEKHKLPAEFDDQKNVIWSAELGDGIGCPVVAGGRVFTSGMVDKEKVGLYAFDAETGKKLWERTWDTGELLEIHKTNSFAATTPAADDERVYFYFSTLGMLAVDAETGADVWKQELPIPYFVFKWGAGMSPTLYKDLVLFCQDDDLAPAFYAFDKKTGKIVWKDDRSDQAVNYSHPVICETDKGDEIVVAGTGKLIGYDPKTGKRLWSARTLLRNIKTTPVSRDGIIYVSLQSGGIANQWLASIDRWETGNSDGKVTKEEIQAFVGKTKVPEAFYKKTFDRGDLNKDGALEGEELDIAFLPPGNEAGAKFGEEPAQEFVLAVKGGGRGDVTKSHLLWKHKTKYTDHIVSPLVTENRMFLVKGGGISTCYEIDKGKKVWGPKRIQNECEYFASPIYGDGKIYVAGENGKIVVLEDGPEQKIIAKNDMGDSILGTPAIADGRLFIRTRKHLYSIGLK; encoded by the coding sequence ATGCTTTCGTTACGGAATCAATGTTTGTTGCTGGCTTTACAGGTTTTATGTTTCACCGGGTTCAACGGGATGCGTCCCGCACAGGCGGAGGACTGGCCCCAGTTCCGCGGCCCGAACTGCTCTGGGGTTTCCACTGAGAAACATAAACTGCCGGCTGAGTTCGACGATCAGAAAAATGTGATCTGGTCTGCAGAACTGGGCGACGGCATCGGCTGTCCGGTGGTTGCGGGCGGACGCGTATTTACTTCGGGAATGGTCGACAAGGAGAAGGTCGGCCTGTACGCCTTTGATGCCGAGACCGGTAAGAAACTGTGGGAGCGGACCTGGGATACGGGTGAGCTTTTAGAGATTCACAAAACCAACAGCTTCGCTGCCACGACCCCTGCTGCGGATGACGAACGGGTTTACTTCTACTTCAGCACACTGGGGATGCTGGCCGTCGATGCTGAGACGGGGGCGGATGTCTGGAAACAGGAACTGCCGATTCCCTACTTCGTTTTCAAATGGGGCGCGGGGATGTCCCCGACTCTGTATAAGGACCTGGTGTTGTTCTGTCAGGACGATGACCTGGCGCCGGCATTTTATGCCTTCGATAAAAAGACCGGCAAGATTGTCTGGAAAGATGATCGCAGCGACCAGGCGGTGAACTATTCTCATCCGGTGATCTGTGAAACGGATAAAGGAGATGAAATCGTTGTCGCGGGAACCGGGAAGCTGATCGGCTACGATCCGAAGACCGGGAAGCGGCTCTGGAGTGCACGTACCCTGCTGCGAAATATCAAAACCACGCCGGTGAGCCGAGACGGGATTATCTATGTCTCACTGCAGAGTGGCGGGATTGCCAATCAGTGGCTGGCTTCGATCGACCGCTGGGAGACCGGTAACAGCGATGGTAAGGTGACCAAGGAAGAGATCCAGGCGTTCGTGGGTAAGACTAAAGTGCCCGAGGCGTTCTACAAGAAGACTTTCGACCGGGGCGATCTGAATAAGGATGGCGCACTGGAAGGGGAAGAACTGGACATCGCGTTTCTGCCTCCCGGTAACGAGGCGGGTGCCAAGTTTGGTGAAGAGCCGGCCCAGGAGTTCGTACTGGCCGTCAAAGGGGGCGGACGCGGCGACGTAACGAAATCGCATCTGCTCTGGAAGCATAAGACCAAGTACACCGACCATATTGTCTCGCCGCTGGTGACAGAGAACCGGATGTTCCTGGTCAAAGGGGGCGGGATTTCGACCTGTTATGAAATCGACAAAGGCAAGAAGGTCTGGGGACCGAAACGGATTCAGAACGAATGCGAATACTTCGCCTCCCCGATTTATGGCGACGGGAAGATTTATGTCGCCGGCGAGAACGGAAAGATCGTGGTGCTGGAAGACGGTCCCGAGCAGAAGATCATCGCCAAGAACGACATGGGGGATTCGATTCTGGGGACCCCGGCGATCGCGGACGGGCGGTTGTTTATTCGGACCCGCAAGCATCTGTATTCTATAGGATTGAAATAA
- a CDS encoding glycoside hydrolase family 71/99-like protein → MFLLSQISAQAEQPVFVHYMPWYSSKPVSGQWGWHWTMGHFNPDKLAGKGIREAATHDPPVIGLYDSNDPDVLECQVLLMKLAGIEGVIIDWYGITDFRDYGMVHRNTQHLIKFVKRAGLKFAICYEDQTLKHLVEGKQIPASQVIAQGKSVMGWLDEHWFGDDAYLQVDGKPLLLVFGPQYLNQSQWKELRTGLKHSPLICGLPHLVQPAGLDGLFAWPPVSGGKTVTPEMWRKRLTEYYARAPQETVISVAFPGFHDIYQQAGLHASYGSIEARDGKTLQETLQLAAESNTPLIQVATWNDYGEGTVVEPQVQGGYRNLEIIRSFIAARSPRKVAGTARDLRLPVLWYRLKKQYAGEQTVTAKLNEATALLLAGDIEPARRILEEFALDE, encoded by the coding sequence GTGTTTCTGCTGTCTCAGATCTCTGCACAGGCTGAGCAACCGGTGTTCGTGCATTACATGCCCTGGTATTCGTCAAAGCCGGTCAGCGGACAATGGGGCTGGCACTGGACGATGGGGCACTTCAATCCGGACAAGCTGGCAGGAAAAGGGATCAGAGAAGCGGCCACGCATGATCCCCCTGTGATCGGGCTGTATGATTCGAATGATCCCGATGTGCTGGAGTGTCAGGTCTTGCTCATGAAGCTGGCAGGGATTGAGGGAGTGATCATCGACTGGTACGGGATCACGGATTTTCGCGATTACGGAATGGTGCACCGTAACACGCAGCACCTGATCAAATTTGTGAAACGGGCCGGGTTGAAGTTTGCGATCTGTTACGAAGACCAGACACTCAAACATCTGGTGGAGGGAAAACAGATTCCAGCCTCTCAGGTGATAGCCCAGGGGAAATCCGTGATGGGCTGGCTGGACGAGCACTGGTTTGGCGATGACGCTTATCTACAGGTTGACGGCAAGCCATTGCTGCTGGTTTTTGGTCCTCAGTATTTAAATCAATCACAGTGGAAAGAATTGAGAACCGGTTTGAAGCATTCACCGCTGATCTGTGGATTGCCGCATCTGGTTCAACCAGCCGGGCTGGATGGACTCTTTGCCTGGCCTCCTGTTTCGGGTGGGAAAACTGTCACGCCTGAAATGTGGCGGAAACGGCTTACTGAGTACTACGCACGAGCGCCACAGGAGACGGTTATATCAGTTGCCTTTCCCGGCTTTCACGACATCTATCAGCAGGCGGGCCTGCATGCGAGCTATGGATCAATCGAGGCCCGGGATGGAAAGACCCTACAGGAAACGTTGCAACTGGCAGCCGAAAGCAATACTCCTCTGATTCAGGTCGCGACCTGGAACGATTATGGCGAAGGAACCGTGGTGGAACCTCAGGTACAGGGGGGCTATCGCAATCTGGAGATCATCCGTTCGTTTATTGCAGCCCGGTCTCCCCGGAAAGTTGCAGGGACGGCCCGCGATTTACGGCTGCCGGTGTTGTGGTATCGACTCAAGAAACAGTATGCGGGCGAGCAGACCGTGACAGCGAAACTGAATGAAGCGACCGCCCTGCTCCTGGCGGGAGACATAGAGCCGGCCCGTCGGATTCTGGAAGAGTTTGCGTTGGATGAGTGA
- a CDS encoding LacI family DNA-binding transcriptional regulator, whose translation MSKSVNKSITLKEVAAAAGVSVSTASRALSGKAEAYRISSATEQSVRKAAEKLQFSPSLLARSLRSQQTKLLGVVLPNVANPFFAAIAREITLAAEEEGYLVLLTDSQENSETEARLVDQLQARQIEGLVVCPVGIENRHLKSLAKQKLPLVLVDRGFDDPALVSVTSDHRAGAREGMQQLLEAGHKTIGVLQGLPETLPNRERLAGVQAALEDQGLKYDPGLIAGHNFDEASGYAAAKTLLTERPEITALFAFSNQNALGALRAASERGRTIPGDLSLIAFDDHPFAAYLAAPLSSVSQDVNQLGRVAARLLLEQIRTGKPPEQKHYQIPVQLIQRASIQPPA comes from the coding sequence ATGAGCAAGTCTGTAAACAAATCGATTACGTTGAAAGAGGTCGCTGCCGCTGCCGGAGTGAGTGTCTCGACGGCTTCACGGGCTCTCTCCGGTAAGGCGGAAGCGTATCGCATCAGCAGTGCGACCGAGCAGTCGGTGCGGAAAGCAGCCGAAAAACTGCAGTTCTCCCCCAGCCTGCTGGCGCGATCGTTGCGTTCTCAACAGACCAAACTTCTGGGCGTGGTGCTACCTAATGTGGCGAACCCGTTCTTTGCGGCGATTGCGCGGGAGATCACCCTGGCGGCCGAGGAAGAGGGATATTTGGTGCTGCTGACGGACAGCCAGGAAAACAGTGAGACCGAGGCCCGGCTGGTGGACCAGTTGCAGGCCCGTCAGATTGAAGGGCTGGTGGTCTGCCCGGTGGGGATAGAGAACCGCCATTTGAAATCGCTGGCGAAACAGAAGCTGCCCCTGGTGCTGGTCGATCGTGGCTTTGACGATCCCGCGCTGGTGAGTGTGACCTCCGACCATCGGGCGGGTGCCCGGGAGGGGATGCAACAACTCCTGGAAGCGGGACACAAGACAATCGGCGTGTTACAGGGATTGCCTGAGACCCTGCCCAACCGGGAACGACTGGCGGGCGTGCAGGCCGCTTTGGAGGATCAGGGGTTGAAGTATGATCCGGGTTTGATCGCCGGTCACAATTTTGATGAGGCCTCCGGATATGCAGCCGCGAAAACGCTGCTCACGGAACGTCCCGAGATCACCGCGCTGTTTGCTTTCAGTAACCAGAACGCACTGGGGGCACTGCGGGCGGCCAGCGAACGGGGACGTACCATTCCCGGTGATCTGTCATTGATCGCATTCGACGATCATCCGTTCGCCGCTTATCTGGCAGCGCCGCTTTCGTCGGTCAGCCAGGATGTGAACCAGCTGGGGCGCGTGGCGGCCCGATTACTGTTGGAGCAGATCCGGACCGGCAAACCACCCGAACAGAAACATTATCAGATTCCCGTCCAGCTCATTCAGCGGGCTTCCATACAGCCGCCCGCCTGA